One window of the Cryptomeria japonica chromosome 7, Sugi_1.0, whole genome shotgun sequence genome contains the following:
- the LOC131072305 gene encoding WAT1-related protein At5g07050: MAKDGINNNNDAGLSRSGLVHAFEKWKPYIAMVSLQFGYAGMNIITKVSLNRGMSHYVLVVYRHAIATVVMAPFAYVLERKIYPKLTFWVFCQIFALGLLGPVIDQNLYYAGLKLTSPTLACAIDNVLPAMTFVLAVLIRMEKVSIADIRSQVKIVGTVVCVGGAMVMTLYKGPPIFQPHPHTPNHNQTSAKPTTTSREWIQGSLLLVASCLAWAAFFVLQAAVLKKYSAQLFLTTLICFLGTLQSLVVTIAIERDPSVWALRWDMNLLTVVYSGIVASGLAYYVQGVCMRLKGPVFVTAFSPLTMVIVAIMGSFILSESIYLGSMVGGVVIVGGLYAVLWGKVQVKEEDAPNRKTNVVNVEIDSC, encoded by the exons ATGGCAAAGGATGGTATTAATAATAACAATGATGCAGGGCTATCAAGAAGTGGATTGGTCCATGCTTTTGAGAAATGGAAACCATATATTGCAATGGTATCATTGCAGTTTGGATATGCAGGCATGAATATAATCACAAAGGTTTCTCTCAACAGAGGGATGAGTCACTATGTTCTTGTAGTTTACAGACATGCCATTGCTACTGTGGTCATGGCTCCTTTTGCATATGTTCTAGAAAG AAAAATCTATCCCAAGCTCACTTTTTGGGTGTTCTGTCAGATTTTTGCTCTGGGTTTGTTGGG GCCTGTCATTGATCAAAATTTATACTATGCTGGTTTAAAACTCACTTCACCAACTTTGGCTTGTGCAATTGACAATGTGCTACCAGCTATGACCTTTGTTTTGGCTGTTCTGATTAG GATGGAAAAAGTAAGTATTGCAGATATACGTAGCCAAGTAAAGATAGTGGGAACAGTTGTGTGTGTTGGGGGAGCAATGGTGATGACATTATACAAAGGTCCTCCCATTTTTCAGCCTCATCCTCATACTCCCAACCATAACCAAACATCTGCAAAACCTACCACTACCAGCAGAGAATGGATTCAAGGTTCCCTGTTGTTAGTTGCTTCATGTCTGGCCTGGGCTGCCTTTTTTGTTCTACAG GCAGCTGTTTTGAAGAAGTATTCTGCTCAGCTTTTCCTTACCACATTAATCTGCTTCTTGGGAACATTACAGTCACTTGTAGTTACCATAGCTATAGAACGCGATCCATCAGTGTGGGCACTAAGATGGGACATGAACCTTCTTACTGTAGTTTATTCA GGAATTGTAGCTTCTGGACTTGCATATTATGTTCAAGGTGTGTGCATGCGCTTGAAAGGACCTGTATTTGTCACTGCATTCAGTCCACTTACAATGGTAATAGTAGCAATCATGGGATCCTTTATTCTCTCAGAGAGCATTTACTTGGGCAG CATGGTGGGAGGAGTTGTGATAGTAGGAGGTCTTTATGCTGTGCTGTGGGGCAAAGTACAAGTGAAGGAAGAGGATGCCCCAAACCGAAAGACAAATGTTGTTAATGTGGAGATTGATTCATGTTGA